Proteins encoded by one window of Ramlibacter tataouinensis:
- a CDS encoding FecCD family ABC transporter permease, with protein sequence MNSADKTLETGRTAASRTDAWLDAQARRVRWFTGAALAASLLLLLLGAAVGSLGWEPLWDGTEAARAITWDIRVPRSLGAWLAGALLGLAGALAQGLFRNPLADPYLMGSSTGAAFGVAVLLVAMGAAPGTAAGALAQLGLAGAGFLGAMAAVLLTLVLARGVQHTLRLLLAGVIVGVVFGALAALVMLWSPDVLRAMQAFLLGTTGLLGWTGTLLLAAMGALVLAGALVLSPALDALALGEAAAASLGLSLNAVRRGLVGAIALATGAAVAQVGLIAFVGLVAPHIVRSAVRPTHRALLALSALAGGVLLLAADVLSRWLLAPRELPVGVLTALLGGAYLLWLMHRRAA encoded by the coding sequence ATGAACAGCGCCGACAAGACCCTGGAGACCGGGCGCACCGCGGCGAGCCGCACCGATGCCTGGCTGGACGCGCAGGCCCGGCGCGTGCGCTGGTTCACCGGCGCGGCGCTGGCCGCCAGCCTGCTGCTGCTGCTGCTGGGCGCCGCCGTCGGCTCGCTCGGCTGGGAGCCGCTGTGGGACGGCACGGAAGCCGCGCGCGCCATCACCTGGGACATCCGCGTGCCGCGCAGCCTGGGCGCCTGGCTCGCCGGCGCGCTGCTCGGGCTGGCCGGCGCCCTGGCGCAGGGCCTGTTCCGCAACCCGCTGGCCGATCCGTATTTGATGGGCAGCTCCACCGGCGCAGCCTTCGGCGTCGCCGTGCTGCTGGTGGCGATGGGGGCGGCGCCGGGGACGGCCGCCGGCGCGCTGGCGCAACTGGGCCTGGCCGGCGCCGGCTTCCTCGGCGCGATGGCCGCGGTGCTGCTCACGCTGGTGCTGGCGCGCGGCGTGCAGCACACGCTGCGGCTGCTGCTGGCCGGCGTGATCGTCGGCGTGGTGTTCGGCGCGCTGGCCGCGCTGGTGATGCTGTGGTCGCCCGACGTGCTGCGGGCCATGCAGGCGTTCCTGCTCGGCACCACCGGCCTGCTCGGCTGGACCGGCACGCTGCTGCTGGCGGCGATGGGCGCGCTGGTGCTGGCGGGTGCGCTGGTGCTCAGCCCGGCGCTCGATGCCCTGGCGCTGGGTGAAGCCGCGGCCGCCAGCCTGGGCCTGTCCTTGAACGCGGTGCGCCGGGGCCTGGTCGGCGCGATCGCGCTGGCCACCGGGGCGGCGGTCGCGCAGGTCGGCCTGATCGCCTTCGTCGGCCTGGTGGCGCCGCACATCGTGCGCTCCGCCGTGCGGCCGACGCACCGGGCGCTGCTGGCGCTGTCGGCGCTGGCCGGCGGCGTGCTGCTGCTGGCGGCCGACGTGCTCTCGCGCTGGCTGCTGGCGCCGCGCGAACTGCCGGTGGGCGTGCTCACCGCGTTGCTGGGCGGCGCCTACCTGCTCTGGCTGATGCACCGGAGGGCGGCATGA
- a CDS encoding ABC transporter substrate-binding protein translates to MRRLLAALIFVLAAAPVLAVTVTDDRGVAVELRQPPRRIVTLLPSLGETVCALGACDRLVGVDDYANWPASVQSLPRVGGVDDPRIERIVGLQPDLVLLSSTSRALGRLQALGLPVMGFDIKTLADVRRVLAGVADALQVGGAEAVWQRIGAGVDAAARSVPRERRGTTVYFEVSSGPYAASESSHIGEILARLGAVNVVPGRLGTVPLLNPEFVVRADPQVIMAWQRDAAALAARPGWPRIRALREGRVCRFTAEQGDVLARPGPRLADAAQLMADCLAGRLAEHR, encoded by the coding sequence ATGAGGCGCCTGCTGGCCGCGCTGATATTCGTGCTGGCCGCGGCGCCGGTCCTGGCCGTCACCGTGACCGACGACCGCGGCGTGGCGGTGGAGCTGCGCCAGCCGCCCCGCCGCATCGTGACGCTGCTGCCTTCGCTGGGCGAGACCGTGTGCGCGCTGGGCGCCTGCGACCGGCTGGTGGGCGTCGACGACTACGCCAACTGGCCGGCATCGGTGCAATCGCTGCCGCGCGTCGGCGGCGTGGACGACCCGCGCATCGAGCGCATCGTCGGCCTGCAACCCGACCTGGTGCTGCTGTCGTCCACCTCGCGTGCGCTCGGCCGCCTGCAGGCGCTGGGGCTGCCGGTGATGGGCTTCGACATCAAGACCCTGGCCGACGTGCGCCGCGTGCTGGCGGGGGTCGCCGACGCGCTGCAGGTGGGCGGCGCCGAGGCCGTGTGGCAGCGCATCGGCGCCGGCGTCGATGCCGCCGCCCGCAGCGTGCCGCGCGAGCGCCGCGGCACGACCGTCTACTTCGAGGTGAGCAGCGGCCCCTATGCGGCCAGCGAGTCGTCCCACATCGGCGAGATCCTGGCGCGGCTCGGGGCGGTGAACGTGGTGCCGGGCCGGCTGGGCACGGTGCCGCTGCTCAACCCCGAGTTCGTGGTGCGCGCCGACCCGCAGGTGATCATGGCCTGGCAGCGCGATGCCGCGGCGCTCGCGGCGCGGCCGGGCTGGCCGCGCATCCGGGCCCTGCGCGAAGGCCGCGTATGCCGCTTCACGGCGGAGCAGGGCGACGTGCTCGCCCGGCCGGGGCCGCGGCTGGCCGACGCGGCGCAACTGATGGCCGACTGCCTGGCGGGGCGGCTGGCCGAGCACCGATGA
- a CDS encoding bifunctional adenosylcobinamide kinase/adenosylcobinamide-phosphate guanylyltransferase, which produces MADLRVARSELVLGTPAGGQAARAVALAGAWLSLSAAHEAIYVACAQAWDAEMRERVARAARDAAPGRLRTAEEPLALAHALGASSRPGTLVVADALTLWLTALMMGTVDQPSGHDLIADPGRRAEGAPPASLADAIAACAGPLVLVGHAGDAGDLGGRDARQYAETLGRLDRQAAAACERVTLMSNGLPLVLKASA; this is translated from the coding sequence ATGGCTGACCTGCGCGTGGCCCGCAGCGAGCTGGTGCTGGGGACGCCGGCAGGCGGCCAGGCCGCGCGCGCGGTCGCGCTCGCCGGCGCCTGGCTGTCGCTGTCGGCGGCGCACGAGGCCATCTACGTGGCCTGCGCCCAGGCCTGGGACGCGGAGATGCGCGAGCGGGTCGCGCGGGCGGCCCGCGACGCGGCGCCGGGCCGCCTGCGCACGGCGGAGGAGCCGCTGGCGCTGGCGCACGCGCTGGGCGCCAGCAGCCGGCCCGGCACGCTGGTGGTGGCCGATGCCCTGACGCTGTGGCTGACGGCGCTGATGATGGGGACGGTGGATCAGCCGTCCGGCCATGACCTGATCGCCGACCCTGGAAGAAGGGCCGAGGGGGCGCCGCCTGCGTCGCTGGCGGATGCCATCGCTGCCTGCGCCGGTCCGCTGGTGCTGGTCGGCCACGCCGGCGATGCCGGTGACCTGGGCGGCCGCGATGCGCGCCAGTACGCCGAGACCCTGGGCCGGCTCGACCGGCAGGCCGCGGCGGCCTGCGAACGGGTCACGCTGATGTCCAACGGCCTGCCTCTGGTGCTGAAGGCAAGCGCATGA
- a CDS encoding ABC transporter substrate-binding protein: MIALPCGPRRIVCLTEETTEWLYLLGEEARIVGISGYTVRPPRARQDKPRVSAFTSAKIDRILALEPDCVFGFSDLQADIAAELVRRGVQVTIFNQRSVDQVFAMLFQVAALVGRAERGLELLQAMRERLDAIRAAAAALPRRPRVFFEEWDEPLISGIRWVSELLGIAGGDDCFPELAAQPLGKDRILADPGEVVRRNPDIVIGSWCGKKFRPERVAARPGWQQVNAVRDGQLFEIKSADILQPGPAALTDGVEQLHRIVMDWGARHG; this comes from the coding sequence ATGATCGCCTTGCCCTGCGGACCGCGCCGCATCGTCTGCCTCACCGAGGAGACGACCGAATGGCTGTACCTGCTCGGCGAGGAGGCGCGGATCGTGGGCATCTCCGGCTACACGGTGCGCCCGCCTAGGGCGCGCCAGGACAAGCCGCGGGTCAGCGCCTTCACCTCGGCGAAGATCGACCGGATCCTGGCGCTGGAGCCGGACTGCGTGTTCGGCTTCTCCGACCTGCAGGCCGACATCGCCGCCGAGCTGGTGCGGCGCGGCGTGCAGGTCACCATCTTCAACCAGCGCAGCGTCGATCAGGTCTTCGCCATGCTGTTCCAGGTGGCAGCCCTGGTCGGCCGCGCCGAGCGCGGGCTGGAGCTGCTGCAGGCGATGCGCGAGCGGCTCGACGCGATCCGCGCGGCGGCGGCGGCGCTGCCGCGCCGCCCGCGCGTGTTCTTCGAGGAATGGGACGAGCCGCTGATCAGCGGCATCCGCTGGGTCAGCGAGCTGCTGGGCATCGCCGGCGGTGACGATTGCTTTCCCGAGCTGGCGGCGCAGCCGCTGGGCAAGGACCGCATCCTGGCCGATCCCGGCGAGGTGGTGCGGCGTAACCCGGACATCGTGATCGGCTCCTGGTGCGGCAAGAAATTCAGGCCTGAGCGCGTCGCCGCGCGGCCCGGCTGGCAGCAGGTGAACGCGGTGCGCGACGGCCAGCTGTTCGAGATCAAGTCGGCCGACATCCTGCAGCCCGGGCCGGCGGCGCTGACCGACGGCGTCGAGCAGCTGCACCGCATCGTCATGGACTGGGGCGCCCGCCATGGCTGA